The following is a genomic window from Cytophagia bacterium CHB2.
GCGCCGGTGCCAAAATCCCACCAGCCGCGCCAGTTGAACGGCGCGTAGGCGGGATGATAAGGCCGGAACGGCGCCGGACCAAGCCACAAATCCCAATCTAGCGTCGAAGGCAGAGCCGGCGTTTCGAGCGGCCGCGCGATGCCTTGCGGCCAAATCGGGCGATCCGTCCAGGTATGTACCTCCGTAATCTCACCAATCGCGCCATCGGCGATCCATTCATTGATCATGCGCGCTTCTTCGCTGGCATGGCCTTGATTACCCATTTGCGTAACGAGCTTCATTTCTTTGGCGACTTGCGCCAGCAAGCGCGCTTCCTGCACCGTGCAGGTTAGCGGCTTTTGCACGAACGCATGTTTGCCCATGCGCATCGCGGTGAGCGCGATGATAGCATGCGTGTGATCCGGCGTGCTCACGGTGATGGCATCGATGCTTTTCTCCGTATCCAGCATCTTGCGAAAGTCGCGGTATTTTGACGCGCGTTCCATCATTTCAAAATGGGGCAAATTGTCTTTCTTGGCCCACTTGATCGCGTCCGCCATCAACACGTCATCGACATCGCACAGCGCCACAATGTTTTCCGTCGCAACCCCGGCGATATCGCTATAACCTTTGCCGTTCACGCCGACGCAGGCGATGTTGAGCTTGTCGCTCGGCGGCACATAGCCGGGCCCGCCCAAAACATGGCGCGGCACGATGGTGGCGGCCG
Proteins encoded in this region:
- a CDS encoding Gfo/Idh/MocA family oxidoreductase, whose translation is MNHQTQDSTLQPTTSTRRQLSGVFAGAAATIVPRHVLGGPGYVPPSDKLNIACVGVNGKGYSDIAGVATENIVALCDVDDVLMADAIKWAKKDNLPHFEMMERASKYRDFRKMLDTEKSIDAITVSTPDHTHAIIALTAMRMGKHAFVQKPLTCTVQEARLLAQVAKEMKLVTQMGNQGHASEEARMINEWIADGAIGEITEVHTWTDRPIWPQGIARPLETPALPSTLDWDLWLGPAPFRPYHPAYAPFNWRGWWDFGTGALGDMGAHIIDHPYWALNLGLPETIQASSTEFNDETFPLASTVHYTFPAREKMPAVKMTWYDGGLLPFRPEEIEESRRLGNQSGGVIFVGSKGKLMCGILAESPRLIPETKMKAYKLPPKTLPRSPGIYEEWIAAIKSGNGAQTTSNFEYAAQLTETMLLGNIAIRLADKNLALKYDGRKMAFTNMPEANRHLTREYRAGWNVVS